A genomic segment from Nocardiopsis sp. Huas11 encodes:
- a CDS encoding ribonuclease D produces MANALNSKTEPREPGDDDAERAPLLREPREGLPEVTSDADALAGVVRALSAGTGPVAVDAERASGYRYGQRAYLVQLRREGSGSALIDPIACPDLSALNDALDGAEVVLHAAHQDLPCLSEVNLCPERLFDTELAGRLLGYQRVGLGFMVERLLNVRLAKEHSAVDWSQRPLPEDWLRYAALDVEILIELRDALETELAETGKLEWAREEFASVLAAPPKEPRADPWRRTSGIHRVRNQRALAAVRELWYERDRIAQERDVSPGRVLPDAAIVEAAATMPRTTADLAGIRQFGIKLARRYLTTWIKAINRAREMEQADLPRPNAPGDGPPPVNRWADRAPEAARRLEAARATVTGIAEDVVMPTENLLLPDTVRRLAWSPPETVDPDSVGAFLRERGAREWQIGLTAEPLSTALLEAEQE; encoded by the coding sequence GTGGCGAACGCGTTGAACTCCAAGACAGAACCCCGCGAACCAGGCGACGACGACGCTGAGAGGGCGCCGCTGCTGCGGGAACCACGCGAGGGCCTGCCCGAGGTCACCTCCGACGCCGACGCCCTGGCCGGCGTGGTGCGGGCCCTGTCGGCCGGGACCGGTCCGGTCGCGGTGGACGCCGAGCGCGCCTCCGGTTACCGGTACGGCCAGCGCGCGTATCTGGTGCAGCTGCGCAGGGAGGGCTCGGGGTCGGCGCTGATCGACCCCATCGCCTGCCCGGACCTGAGCGCCCTCAACGACGCCCTGGACGGCGCCGAGGTGGTCCTGCACGCCGCCCACCAGGACCTGCCGTGCCTGTCCGAGGTCAACCTGTGCCCGGAGCGGCTGTTCGACACCGAGCTGGCGGGACGGCTGCTGGGCTACCAGCGGGTCGGCCTGGGCTTCATGGTGGAGCGCCTGCTCAACGTCCGCCTGGCCAAGGAGCACTCGGCGGTGGACTGGTCGCAGCGCCCGCTGCCCGAGGACTGGCTGCGCTACGCGGCGCTGGACGTCGAGATCCTCATCGAGCTGCGCGACGCCCTGGAGACCGAGCTGGCCGAGACCGGCAAGCTGGAGTGGGCCCGCGAGGAGTTCGCGTCGGTCCTGGCCGCACCGCCCAAGGAACCGCGCGCCGATCCCTGGCGCCGCACCTCGGGCATCCACCGGGTGCGCAACCAGCGGGCCCTGGCCGCCGTGCGCGAGCTCTGGTACGAACGCGACCGGATCGCCCAGGAGCGCGACGTCTCCCCCGGCCGCGTCCTTCCGGACGCGGCGATCGTGGAGGCCGCGGCGACCATGCCGCGGACGACGGCGGACCTGGCGGGGATCCGGCAGTTCGGGATCAAACTCGCGCGCCGCTACCTGACGACATGGATCAAGGCGATCAACCGGGCGCGCGAGATGGAGCAGGCCGATCTGCCGCGGCCCAACGCGCCCGGTGACGGCCCTCCCCCGGTGAACCGGTGGGCGGACCGAGCACCGGAGGCCGCGCGGCGCCTGGAGGCGGCGCGGGCGACGGTGACGGGCATCGCCGAGGACGTGGTCATGCCCACGGAGAACCTCCTGCTGCCGGACACGGTGCGACGCCTGGCCTGGTCGCCTCCCGAGACCGTCGATCCCGACTCGGTGGGCGCGTTCCTGCGCGAGCGCGGGGCCCGGGAGTGGCAGATCGGTCTGACCGCCGAACCCCTGTCCACGGCGCTGCTCGAAGCCGAGCAGGAATAG
- a CDS encoding phosphatidylcholine/phosphatidylserine synthase: MTPTDGAVLPPPAGPAAETAPRLRLGLADYLTLGNALCGFLAVWALATAQSAHAASGAAGPLPHAAMATVVGLMLVAAALDVLDGRVARKLGGSGMGAELDNLADVVSFGFAPAFFFVVWGMRAEGLEPFAVVAGGAVLLAVIVRLARFSCQAPGADYFTGLPCPFGAMAVVTVVLLDPPPLAGVAAVLLISWLMVSRMEYPKPRGRKAYAVLGVLAVGVALMAAWGLGVPAGQTLIYLMSAAVLGFIVTIPFYVLATRRSARAEH; the protein is encoded by the coding sequence TTGACGCCGACTGACGGCGCGGTCCTGCCCCCGCCGGCCGGTCCGGCCGCGGAGACGGCCCCACGGCTGCGCCTGGGCCTGGCCGACTACCTGACCCTCGGCAACGCCCTGTGCGGCTTCCTGGCCGTCTGGGCGCTGGCCACGGCCCAGTCCGCGCACGCGGCCTCCGGGGCCGCGGGCCCGCTGCCGCACGCGGCCATGGCCACGGTCGTGGGCCTGATGCTCGTGGCCGCCGCCCTGGACGTGCTCGACGGCCGTGTGGCGCGCAAGCTCGGCGGCAGCGGCATGGGCGCGGAGCTGGACAACCTCGCGGACGTGGTCAGCTTCGGCTTCGCCCCGGCGTTCTTCTTCGTCGTGTGGGGCATGCGCGCCGAGGGGCTGGAGCCGTTCGCCGTCGTGGCGGGCGGTGCCGTGCTCCTCGCGGTCATCGTCCGGCTGGCCCGGTTCTCCTGCCAGGCTCCGGGCGCGGACTACTTCACCGGCCTGCCGTGCCCGTTCGGCGCCATGGCCGTGGTGACGGTGGTCCTGCTCGACCCGCCGCCGCTGGCGGGCGTGGCCGCGGTCCTGCTCATCTCCTGGCTCATGGTCAGCCGGATGGAGTACCCCAAGCCGCGCGGCCGCAAGGCCTACGCCGTCCTGGGCGTCCTCGCCGTCGGCGTGGCCCTGATGGCCGCCTGGGGCCTGGGCGTTCCGGCCGGGCAGACGCTCATCTACCTCATGAGCGCCGCCGTGCTGGGCTTCATCGTGACGATCCCGTTCTACGTGCTGGCCACTCGCAGATCGGCCCGCGCGGAGCACTGA
- the hemE gene encoding uroporphyrinogen decarboxylase, which translates to MTLQDSPFLRACRRLPVDHTPVWYMRQAGRSLPEYRRVRADVPMLEACARPDMITEITMQPVRRYDVDAAIFFSDIVVPLKAIGIDLDIKPGVGPVVADPVRDASGIKRLREIEPDDLPFVTEAVGQLTGELGDKPLVGFAGAPFTLASYLIEGGPSKNHEHTKALMYGEPELWDEMMRRLATITLGFLRTQIEAGASAVQLFDSWVGALSAEDYRTSVLPYTSWIFGQLSEYEVPRIHFGVGTGELLGLLSEAGADVVGVDWRVPLDKAAQRVQPGTALQGNLDPATLFAPWEVIAERTRDILDRGRAADGHIFNLGHGVLPSTDPEVLERLTAFVHEETQGA; encoded by the coding sequence GTGACGCTTCAAGACTCTCCATTCCTCCGCGCCTGCCGGCGCCTGCCGGTGGACCACACACCGGTGTGGTACATGCGCCAGGCCGGCCGCTCCCTGCCCGAGTACCGACGGGTCCGTGCCGACGTGCCGATGCTCGAGGCGTGCGCGCGCCCCGACATGATCACCGAGATCACGATGCAGCCGGTGCGCCGCTACGACGTCGACGCCGCGATCTTCTTCAGTGACATCGTCGTCCCGCTCAAGGCGATCGGTATCGACCTGGACATCAAGCCCGGCGTCGGCCCCGTGGTCGCCGACCCGGTGCGCGACGCCTCCGGGATCAAGCGCCTGCGCGAGATCGAGCCGGACGACCTGCCCTTCGTCACCGAGGCGGTCGGTCAGCTCACCGGTGAACTGGGCGACAAGCCGCTCGTGGGCTTCGCCGGCGCGCCCTTCACCCTCGCTTCCTACCTCATCGAGGGGGGCCCGTCGAAGAACCATGAGCACACCAAGGCGCTCATGTACGGCGAGCCCGAGCTGTGGGACGAGATGATGCGCCGCCTGGCCACCATCACGCTGGGCTTCCTGCGCACCCAGATCGAGGCGGGGGCCAGCGCGGTCCAGCTGTTCGACTCCTGGGTCGGCGCGCTGAGCGCCGAGGACTACCGCACCTCGGTGCTGCCCTACACCTCGTGGATCTTCGGCCAGCTCAGCGAGTACGAGGTGCCGCGCATCCACTTCGGTGTGGGCACCGGCGAGCTCCTCGGCCTGCTCAGCGAGGCCGGGGCCGACGTCGTGGGCGTCGACTGGCGGGTGCCGCTGGACAAGGCCGCCCAGCGCGTCCAGCCGGGGACCGCGCTCCAGGGCAACCTGGACCCGGCGACCCTCTTCGCTCCCTGGGAGGTCATCGCCGAGCGCACGCGCGACATCCTGGACCGGGGCCGCGCCGCCGACGGGCACATCTTCAACCTCGGGCACGGCGTGCTGCCCAGCACCGACCCCGAGGTCCTCGAGCGGCTGACGGCGTTCGTGCACGAAGAGACTCAGGGCGCTTAA
- a CDS encoding GntR family transcriptional regulator — protein sequence MNVVPTSDHGSPPVYREIAEELRGQIRSGRYADGDRLPGENSLMERHGVARATARQALSVLINEGLAVAVRGSGIYVRLFRPVRRHGARRLSKELWGNGRAIWQTDGEDRGYEVDRLRVEEASAVDHVRRALDLSEGEAVLRRSRRYLVEGRPVQSAVSHLPLSLLGSEQDSPAARRIREHDSGPGGIYARLAELGRAPARFTEEIRVRMPTPEESEELSLTPGTPVLEVARTALTEQNVPVEFNEITMDGSAYVLQYDFDA from the coding sequence ATGAACGTAGTGCCGACGTCCGACCACGGGTCCCCTCCGGTCTACCGAGAGATCGCCGAGGAACTACGCGGACAGATCCGCTCCGGACGGTACGCCGACGGCGACCGCCTCCCCGGTGAGAACTCCCTGATGGAGCGCCATGGTGTCGCGCGAGCGACGGCACGGCAGGCGCTCTCCGTCCTGATCAACGAGGGCCTGGCCGTGGCCGTGCGCGGCTCCGGCATCTACGTCCGCCTGTTCCGACCGGTACGAAGACACGGGGCCCGCCGCCTGTCCAAGGAACTGTGGGGCAACGGACGGGCGATCTGGCAGACCGACGGCGAGGACCGCGGCTACGAGGTGGACCGCCTGCGGGTGGAGGAGGCCTCCGCCGTGGACCACGTGCGGCGCGCGCTCGACCTGTCCGAGGGCGAGGCCGTGCTGCGGCGTTCACGGCGCTACCTCGTCGAGGGACGGCCGGTGCAGAGCGCCGTCTCCCACCTGCCCCTCTCCCTGCTCGGCTCGGAGCAGGACTCCCCCGCGGCCCGTCGGATCCGGGAGCACGACTCCGGGCCGGGCGGGATCTACGCGCGCCTGGCCGAGCTGGGCCGGGCGCCGGCCCGCTTCACCGAGGAGATCCGGGTGCGCATGCCGACCCCGGAGGAGAGCGAGGAGCTGAGCCTGACACCCGGGACGCCGGTCCTGGAGGTGGCGCGCACCGCCCTGACCGAGCAGAACGTGCCGGTGGAGTTCAACGAGATCACCATGGACGGCTCCGCGTACGTACTCCAGTACGACTTCGACGCCTGA
- a CDS encoding DUF3000 domain-containing protein, giving the protein MPDVGSAEDANETFRRAVEALRGARVRPEITVREIPAPQRLAPHTAAVSAEVSVRDEEIAWGRLIILYDPEGVRDWPGPFRVVCQVNSELESDIATDPLLGPVAWSWLTDALDAEEASHHTLSGTVTRATTEGFGTKSSEGSTTEVEMRASWTPETDDLSSHVSAWLALLASASGLPPLDVADIARQRQRP; this is encoded by the coding sequence ATGCCCGATGTCGGAAGTGCCGAGGACGCGAACGAGACGTTCCGGCGAGCGGTCGAGGCCCTGCGCGGCGCCCGTGTCCGCCCCGAGATCACCGTGCGGGAGATTCCCGCCCCCCAGCGGCTGGCCCCTCACACGGCCGCGGTCTCGGCCGAGGTCAGCGTGCGCGACGAGGAGATCGCCTGGGGACGCCTCATCATCCTGTACGACCCCGAGGGCGTACGGGACTGGCCGGGGCCGTTCCGCGTGGTCTGCCAGGTCAACTCCGAACTGGAGTCGGACATCGCCACCGATCCCCTGCTGGGGCCGGTCGCCTGGAGCTGGCTGACCGACGCCCTGGACGCCGAGGAGGCCTCGCACCACACGTTGAGCGGCACGGTCACACGTGCGACGACCGAGGGATTCGGCACGAAGTCGAGCGAGGGTTCGACCACGGAAGTGGAGATGCGAGCCTCGTGGACACCGGAGACCGACGACCTGTCCTCGCACGTCAGCGCGTGGTTGGCCCTGCTGGCCTCGGCCTCAGGGCTGCCGCCCCTGGACGTGGCCGACATCGCCCGGCAGCGCCAGCGGCCCTGA
- a CDS encoding DUF4349 domain-containing protein, producing the protein MDTSALPPARTVGAVIAAGLSAWLLVACGAAGGGASADRSTEAVSQGSAPEMADEDAAAGAAEESADGAETGEGGEGGTGGGTDVEIDARDLIHTADLSVRVDDVAGASEAAKDVAVEAGGYVASEQLSTPAGGTPESSLTLRIPNEGYDDALGELAELGDRSSLERSVEDVTEEVTDVESRIESAEASLETLRGYLDEAQDVDDLLEVEREIQSRQAELESLQSRMESLSNLTSYSTVHLRLMPPETYLEEPEEDSIGFLGGLERGWRALLSLGEGLAVAVGWVLPFAAVVLVVGAGPWIWWRRRRAARSATPTAERTIDSAPDTADGGSDAPDGGDGR; encoded by the coding sequence ATGGATACTTCAGCGTTGCCCCCGGCGCGGACCGTCGGGGCCGTGATCGCGGCCGGCCTGTCGGCCTGGCTGCTCGTCGCCTGCGGGGCCGCCGGGGGCGGCGCCTCCGCCGACCGCTCCACCGAGGCCGTCTCCCAGGGCAGCGCTCCGGAGATGGCCGACGAGGACGCCGCGGCCGGCGCGGCCGAGGAGAGCGCCGACGGCGCCGAGACCGGTGAGGGCGGTGAGGGCGGCACCGGTGGCGGTACCGACGTCGAGATCGATGCCCGTGACCTCATCCACACCGCCGACCTGTCCGTGCGGGTGGACGACGTGGCCGGGGCGTCCGAGGCCGCCAAGGACGTCGCCGTCGAAGCGGGCGGCTACGTGGCCTCCGAACAGCTGTCGACCCCGGCGGGCGGGACGCCCGAGTCCTCCCTCACACTGCGCATCCCCAACGAGGGCTACGACGACGCCCTGGGCGAGCTGGCCGAGCTGGGCGACCGGTCCAGCCTGGAGCGGTCGGTGGAGGACGTGACCGAGGAGGTCACCGACGTCGAGAGCCGGATCGAGTCGGCCGAGGCGTCGCTGGAGACGCTGCGCGGCTACCTGGACGAGGCCCAGGACGTCGACGACCTGCTGGAGGTGGAGCGCGAGATCCAGTCGCGCCAGGCGGAGCTGGAGTCCCTCCAGTCGCGGATGGAGTCCCTCAGCAACCTGACGTCGTACTCGACGGTCCACCTGCGGCTGATGCCGCCGGAGACCTACCTGGAGGAGCCCGAGGAGGACTCCATCGGGTTCCTGGGCGGCCTCGAACGCGGCTGGCGCGCCCTGCTCTCGCTCGGCGAGGGTCTGGCGGTGGCCGTCGGCTGGGTCCTGCCCTTCGCGGCGGTCGTCCTCGTCGTCGGCGCCGGGCCCTGGATCTGGTGGCGCCGCCGCCGGGCCGCCCGCTCGGCCACGCCCACCGCCGAGCGCACGATCGACTCGGCTCCGGACACCGCCGACGGCGGCTCCGACGCGCCGGACGGCGGCGACGGGCGGTGA
- a CDS encoding dihydrofolate reductase family protein: MTMSSNEPAHAPLRELLPAPGATDVDLASVYAYPVGLDRPWVRANMVASADGGAVGPSGRSRDLSSVPDRRIMGVLRGLSDVVLVGAATARAEGYGPVRSRRAWAHLREGRPDTPRVAVVSRSLDLPEALLTEAPQDARTLVFTTSHAPPERIARVREHAEVVVVEGRSVGPEHVVNGLAERGLYRVLTEGGPHLLAEYVAAGLLDELCLTVSPHLLGSGAPRIVAGGSGAPGAPEHASVQNTPVRLARLLEADGHLFARYLR, encoded by the coding sequence ATGACCATGTCGTCGAACGAACCCGCCCACGCGCCCTTGCGCGAACTGCTGCCCGCCCCCGGCGCCACGGACGTGGACCTGGCCTCCGTCTACGCCTACCCCGTCGGCCTGGACCGGCCCTGGGTGCGAGCCAACATGGTCGCCAGTGCCGACGGCGGCGCCGTCGGCCCCTCCGGACGCAGCCGCGACCTGTCCTCGGTTCCCGACCGCCGGATCATGGGCGTGCTGCGCGGGCTGAGCGACGTCGTCCTGGTCGGCGCGGCGACGGCGCGCGCCGAGGGGTACGGTCCGGTCCGGTCCCGCCGGGCGTGGGCGCACCTGCGCGAGGGCCGTCCGGACACGCCCCGCGTGGCGGTGGTCTCGCGTTCGCTCGACCTGCCCGAGGCCCTGCTGACCGAGGCTCCGCAGGACGCGCGCACTCTGGTCTTCACCACCTCCCACGCCCCTCCGGAGCGGATCGCCCGGGTGCGCGAGCACGCCGAGGTGGTCGTCGTCGAGGGGCGGTCCGTGGGTCCGGAGCACGTGGTGAACGGCCTGGCCGAACGCGGGCTGTACCGGGTGCTCACCGAGGGCGGCCCGCACCTGTTGGCGGAGTACGTGGCCGCCGGGCTCCTGGACGAGCTGTGCCTGACCGTGAGCCCGCACCTGCTGGGCTCGGGCGCGCCCCGCATCGTCGCCGGGGGTTCCGGCGCACCGGGGGCGCCGGAGCACGCCTCCGTCCAGAACACGCCCGTGCGCCTGGCACGCCTGCTGGAAGCCGACGGCCACCTGTTCGCGCGTTATCTCCGGTAG
- the hemQ gene encoding hydrogen peroxide-dependent heme synthase, producing the protein MTGQHNTAVDQDGTDLNSLIRYTMWSVFKVDSLQGLDRAAAADELRTLLDKAADRGVTTRGSYDVQGFRADADVMFWWVADSSELLQETYSAFRRTRVGQQSTPVWSVMGLHRPAEFNRGHVPAFLAGEEPREHLCVYPFVRSYEWYLLPDDERRAMLAEHGRMAAPYPDVRANTVSSFGLNDYEWLLAFEADELHRIVDLMRHLRGAKARLHTREELPFYTGRRKSAAELVDALP; encoded by the coding sequence GTGACGGGCCAGCACAACACCGCCGTCGACCAGGACGGCACCGACCTCAACTCCCTCATCCGCTACACCATGTGGTCGGTCTTCAAGGTCGACTCCCTCCAGGGCCTGGACCGGGCCGCGGCCGCCGACGAGCTGCGGACCCTCCTCGACAAGGCGGCCGACCGCGGGGTCACCACCCGCGGCAGTTACGACGTCCAGGGCTTCCGTGCCGACGCCGACGTCATGTTCTGGTGGGTGGCCGACAGCTCCGAACTGCTCCAGGAGACCTACTCCGCCTTCCGGCGCACCCGCGTCGGCCAGCAGAGCACCCCGGTGTGGTCGGTCATGGGCCTGCACCGCCCGGCCGAGTTCAACCGCGGCCACGTGCCGGCCTTCCTGGCGGGGGAGGAGCCCCGTGAGCACCTGTGCGTGTACCCCTTCGTGCGCTCCTACGAGTGGTACCTGCTGCCCGACGACGAGCGCCGCGCGATGCTCGCCGAGCACGGCCGTATGGCCGCGCCCTACCCGGACGTGCGGGCCAACACCGTCTCCTCGTTCGGTCTGAACGACTACGAGTGGCTGCTGGCCTTCGAGGCCGACGAGCTGCACCGCATCGTGGACCTCATGCGCCACCTGCGCGGCGCCAAGGCCCGCCTGCACACGCGTGAGGAGCTGCCCTTCTACACCGGCCGCCGCAAGAGCGCGGCCGAGCTGGTCGACGCCCTGCCGTAG
- a CDS encoding phosphatidylserine decarboxylase, which produces MTDDSPTTSASPRPAARPRLGMAQGSAPWLAPALAAAGAAAFAARGSRVRTAAALPVVALAAGMTWFFRDPERGPATGRVLSAADGVVQSLDPQPDGRIRVAVFMNPLNVHVNRAPLAGVITGVEHRPGGFRPAFDKDSERNERVIWTLETEIGEVTVVQIAGAMVRRIVPYLAAGQKVEQGERIGLIRFGSRVDVYLPTGVAPAVEVGQKVRAGETRLDAD; this is translated from the coding sequence ATGACCGACGACTCACCCACCACCTCCGCCTCCCCGCGACCCGCGGCCCGGCCCAGACTCGGTATGGCACAGGGATCGGCTCCCTGGCTGGCCCCGGCCCTGGCCGCCGCCGGGGCCGCCGCCTTCGCCGCGCGCGGCTCCCGGGTCCGCACGGCGGCCGCCCTCCCCGTGGTCGCCCTCGCCGCGGGCATGACCTGGTTCTTCCGCGACCCCGAGCGGGGCCCGGCGACCGGTCGGGTGCTGTCCGCGGCCGACGGCGTCGTCCAGAGCCTCGACCCCCAGCCCGACGGACGTATCCGGGTCGCGGTGTTCATGAATCCCCTCAACGTGCACGTCAACCGTGCTCCCCTCGCCGGCGTGATCACCGGCGTCGAGCACCGCCCCGGGGGTTTCCGCCCCGCATTCGACAAGGACAGCGAGCGTAATGAGCGCGTCATCTGGACCCTTGAAACCGAGATCGGTGAGGTCACGGTCGTTCAAATCGCCGGCGCGATGGTCCGGCGTATCGTCCCGTATCTCGCTGCGGGGCAGAAGGTCGAGCAAGGCGAGAGGATCGGCCTCATCCGGTTCGGGTCACGCGTCGACGTCTACCTTCCGACCGGGGTCGCCCCGGCGGTGGAGGTCGGCCAGAAGGTCCGCGCCGGAGAAACCCGTCTTGACGCCGACTGA
- the msrB gene encoding peptide-methionine (R)-S-oxide reductase MsrB: MADSVDPTPDTSGGAPDLPQTDQEWRERLNAQEYAVLRQAATEPAWTGAYVDTKATGVYRCRGCGTELFRSSEKFDSHCGWPSFFDPADSDAVTLHDDTSAGMVRTEVRCATCDSHLGHVFRGEGYATPTDARYCINSVALTLEPTE; the protein is encoded by the coding sequence ATGGCTGACTCAGTGGATCCGACCCCGGACACCAGCGGCGGGGCACCGGACCTTCCCCAGACCGACCAGGAGTGGCGGGAGCGCCTCAACGCCCAGGAGTACGCCGTGCTCCGGCAGGCGGCGACGGAACCCGCCTGGACCGGCGCGTACGTGGACACCAAGGCCACCGGGGTCTACCGTTGCCGGGGATGCGGGACCGAACTGTTCCGCTCCAGCGAGAAATTCGACTCGCACTGCGGCTGGCCGAGCTTCTTCGACCCGGCCGACAGCGACGCCGTCACCCTGCACGACGACACCTCGGCGGGCATGGTGCGGACCGAGGTGCGGTGCGCCACCTGCGACTCCCACCTGGGTCACGTCTTCCGCGGCGAGGGATACGCCACTCCCACCGACGCCAGGTACTGCATCAACTCCGTCGCCCTGACGCTGGAGCCGACGGAGTAG
- the hemG gene encoding protoporphyrinogen oxidase, producing MPEVPHVVVVGGGVSGLTAAHRLTGLGTTVTVLESTRSPGGKLSASALAGVPVDAGAEAVLARRPEALELFAELGLSDRIVHPGRGAAAVYSRGRVRPLPKGQLMGVPGSLRELARSGVLSWPGTLRAGLDLVWPRTPVRGDVPVAAYVGARMGAEVVDRLVEPLLGGVYAGRADRLSLESTLPQIAPMARRDRSLMRAVHTSLRGRGASPTAAGPVFASLRGGVATLTDRLAERLGEDVRTGARARSVERRPQGWRVHLEDGEALDCDGVLLACPAPEAARLLADHAPEAAAGLRGVDYASMALLTFAFPASAFPEPLTGTGFLVPAGEGLTIKAATYATNKWPWLAEEIAAANPGDDLVVVRCSIGRAGDGALERSDEELTAAALADLTTVTGRAAPPVQTRLTRWNHGLPQYAVGHADRVERVRSAVHGQRGLGVCGAVYGGVGIPACIADAGREAARLAGTLQTNSHTHRGGDADGPNQQGVNP from the coding sequence ATGCCTGAAGTACCGCACGTCGTCGTGGTCGGCGGCGGGGTCTCCGGACTCACCGCCGCCCACCGCCTCACCGGGCTCGGAACCACCGTCACCGTCCTGGAGAGCACCCGGAGCCCCGGAGGGAAGCTGAGCGCCTCCGCCCTGGCGGGCGTGCCCGTGGACGCGGGCGCGGAGGCGGTCCTGGCCCGCCGCCCCGAGGCGCTGGAGCTGTTCGCCGAGCTCGGCCTGTCCGACCGGATCGTGCACCCCGGCCGGGGCGCGGCGGCCGTCTACAGCCGCGGGCGCGTGCGCCCGCTCCCCAAGGGGCAGCTGATGGGCGTGCCGGGCAGCCTGCGCGAGCTCGCCCGCAGCGGGGTGCTGTCCTGGCCCGGGACGCTGCGCGCCGGACTGGACCTGGTCTGGCCGCGCACCCCGGTGCGCGGCGACGTGCCCGTGGCCGCCTACGTGGGCGCGCGCATGGGCGCCGAGGTCGTGGACCGCCTCGTCGAGCCCCTGCTCGGCGGTGTCTACGCGGGGCGGGCGGACCGGCTCTCCCTGGAATCGACCCTGCCGCAGATCGCTCCCATGGCCCGCCGGGACCGCTCGCTGATGCGCGCCGTGCACACCAGCCTCCGGGGCCGGGGCGCCTCGCCCACCGCCGCCGGGCCGGTGTTCGCCTCGCTGCGCGGCGGCGTCGCCACGCTCACCGACCGCCTGGCCGAGCGGCTGGGCGAGGACGTGCGCACCGGTGCCCGCGCGCGTTCGGTGGAGCGGCGCCCCCAGGGCTGGAGGGTCCACCTGGAGGACGGCGAGGCGCTCGACTGCGACGGCGTCCTGCTGGCGTGCCCCGCCCCCGAGGCCGCGCGCCTGCTCGCCGACCACGCCCCCGAGGCGGCCGCCGGGCTGCGGGGCGTGGACTACGCGAGCATGGCGCTGCTCACCTTCGCCTTCCCCGCCTCGGCCTTCCCCGAGCCGCTCACCGGCACCGGCTTCCTCGTTCCGGCGGGGGAGGGGCTCACCATCAAGGCCGCGACCTACGCCACCAACAAGTGGCCCTGGCTGGCCGAGGAGATCGCCGCCGCCAACCCCGGCGACGACCTCGTGGTGGTGCGGTGCTCGATCGGCCGGGCGGGCGACGGGGCGCTGGAGCGCTCGGACGAGGAGCTGACCGCGGCCGCGCTCGCGGACCTGACCACGGTCACCGGACGGGCCGCGCCACCGGTGCAGACCCGCCTCACCCGCTGGAACCACGGCCTGCCCCAGTACGCGGTCGGGCACGCCGACCGGGTCGAGCGCGTGCGCTCGGCCGTCCACGGGCAGCGGGGCCTGGGAGTGTGCGGCGCCGTCTACGGCGGCGTGGGCATCCCCGCGTGCATCGCCGACGCCGGCCGCGAGGCCGCGCGCCTGGCGGGCACCCTCCAGACGAACAGTCACACCCACCGCGGCGGCGACGCCGACGGACCGAACCAACAAGGAGTCAACCCGTGA